Proteins encoded together in one Phalacrocorax aristotelis chromosome 7, bGulAri2.1, whole genome shotgun sequence window:
- the LOC142060388 gene encoding uncharacterized protein LOC142060388 — translation MPLFVNRTCQGYVGGSEHQFNRKQLFLEGVVGVKLRTQTSHWNTIWNLDGMLALETYPSEDPQKTGMLENMQLWQRVRRTSFSPQSRTLEEFARVCHSWSLYSQPEETNTSFLPEKPALTVSSSAELWSFSGRPGDLPITQFLKKEANILLRTANITMVTPKNKDFPSLVRAHLQEQELLVKSNSPSLLVSPKDIFCGSWTQAQHFRLKKFLESMHLKSVQIGPTFISEKADPSTNGKVKIYNSLGVDNKAFILMKKKGSLSDFPWTSVIHVNSRSLQ, via the exons GTGTGGTAGGTGTGAAGCTACGAACCCAGACCAGTCATTGGAATACCATATGGAACCTGGATGGAATG CTGGCATTGGAGACTTATCCCAGTGAAGACCCACAGAAGACTGGCATGCTGGAAAATATGCAGCTCTGGCAAAGGGTAAGGAGAACCAGCTTCTCACCACAGTCCAGAACCTTGGAGGAATTTGCAAGAGTCTGTCACAGCTGGAGCTTGTACTCTCAGCCTGAG GAGACAAACACATCCTTCCTGCCAGAGAAACCAGCCCTCACTGTTTCTAGCAGTGCTGAACTATGGTCATTTAGTGGAAGACCTGGGGATCTCCCAATAACtcagtttctgaaaaaagaGGCTAACATCCTACTCAG GACTGCCAACATTACCATGGTAACCCCCAAAAATAAAGACTTTCCCAGCCTTGTGAGAGCACACCTGCAAGAGCAAGAACTGCTGGTCAAAAGCAATTCTCCTTCATTATTGGTGTCACCTAAGGACATTTTTTGTG GATCTTGGACACAGGCACAGCACTTCAGATTGAAGAAATTTTTAGAATCAATGCATTTAAAGTCTGTTCAAATAGGACCCACGTTTATTTCAG aaaaggcagATCCCTCTACCAATGGAAAGGTGAAGATATATAACAGCCTAGGGGTAGACAATAAAGCTTTCATTCTGATGAAGAAGAAAGGTTCACT GAGTGATTTTCCCTGGACATCAGTGATTCATGTGAACTCCAGATCACTTCAGTGA
- the TLNRD1 gene encoding talin rod domain-containing protein 1, producing MASGGSGKSSSEVSGGGIPSSSSLQRKKLISICDHCKIKMQLVADLLLLSSETRPVNTESLSVFGESFEKCRDTIIARTKGLSILTHDVQSQLNMGRFGEVGESLMEMGELVVSLTECSAHAAYLAAVETPGAQPAMPGLVDRYKVTRCRHEVEHGCGVLKTTPLADMSPQLLLEVSQNMSKNLKFLTDACVLASEKSKDKFAKEQFKLSVKCMSTSASALLACVKEVKTSPSELTRNRCVLFSGPLVQSVYALVGFATEPQFLGKAATINPEGKAVQTAILGGAMSVVSACVLLTQCLRDIAQHPESSTKMSDYRERLRNSACAVSDGCNLLSQALRERSSPRTLPPVNSNSVN from the coding sequence ATGGCTAGCGGTGGCTCTGGCAAGTCCAGCAGCGAGGTGTCTGGCGGcggcatccccagcagcagttccctgcagaggaagaagctcATCTCTATCTGCGACCACTGCAAGATCAAGATGCAACTGGTGGCTGATCTGCTTCTGCTGTCGAGCGAGACCAGGCCGGTGAACACAGAGAGCCTGTCTGTCTTCGGTGAGTCCTTCGAGAAGTGCAGGGACACGATCATTGCCAGGACCAAAGGACTGTCCATCTTGACCCATGACGTCCAGAGCCAGCTCAATATGGGACGCTtcggggaggtgggggaaagCCTGATGGAGATGGGGGAGCTGGTGGTCTCCCTGACAGAATGCTCTGCCCATGCTGCCTACCTGGCTGCAGTGGAGACTCCGGGGGCCCAGCCTGCTATGCCTGGCTTGGTGGATCGCTACAAGGTGACCCGATGTAGGCATGAGGTGGAGCACGGCTGTGGGGTCTTGAAGACCACCCCTTTGGCAGATATGAGccctcagctcctgctggaGGTTTCTCAGAACATGTCCAAGAACTTGAAATTCCTGACAGACGCCTGCGTGCTGGCCAGTGAGAAATCCAAGGATAAATTTGCTAAGGAGCAGTTCAAACTCAGTGTCAAATGTATGAGCACCAGCGCCTCTGCCCTCTTGGCGTGTGTCAAGGAGGTCAAGACTTCACCCAGCGAGCTGACGAGGAACCGATGCGTCTTGTTCAGCGGACCTTTGGTGCAGTCTGTCTATGCTCTGGTGGGCTTTGCCACTGAGCCCCAGTTTTTGGGTAAAGCTGCCACCATTAATCCAGAGGGCAAAGCTGTGCAAACTGCTATCCTAGGAGGAGCCATGAGTGTAGTATCTGCTTGTGTGCTCCTGACCCAATGCCTCAGGGATATAGCCCAACACCCCGAAAGTAGCACCAAAATGAGCGATTACAGGGAAAGGTTGAGGAACTCAGCTTGCGCCGTCTCGGATGGTTGCAACCTGTTATCTCAGGCACTAAGAGAAAGATCTTCACCCAGGACTTTACCGCCAGTGAACTCCAATTCTGTGAATTAA